The following are encoded in a window of Thermoanaerobacter ethanolicus JW 200 genomic DNA:
- a CDS encoding Na(+)/H(+) antiporter subunit B, which yields MFLSVIIAVIMIFGAMWTIVTEDLFKAIVIFAIVSLSSSIMFLLMQAPDVAITEAAIGSGITTALFIFTYKKVEEEKDER from the coding sequence ATGTTTTTATCAGTAATTATTGCGGTTATTATGATATTTGGTGCTATGTGGACAATTGTAACTGAAGATTTATTTAAAGCTATTGTTATATTTGCAATAGTATCCCTTTCTTCTTCTATAATGTTTTTACTTATGCAGGCGCCAGATGTTGCTATAACGGAAGCGGCTATAGGCTCGGGCATAACTACTGCTTTATTTATTTTCACATACAAAAAAGTGGAGGAGGAAAAAGATGAAAGATGA
- a CDS encoding MnhB domain-containing protein: protein MKDETSVLVNIIAFLILFVIGIYIYIVAIDTGAGIKITDNITPTMRVADKYLNKNVLDDNSTYQWGGTAEDTAANIVTSVVVDYRLFDTTLEVIVLFITILGFGFVIPKDKRKIIKPTTILNRWAPILMLLMLMIGGYTFINGHLSPGGGFPAGAIISTAILTGVLTGRRTISQKSLKIIEAITGISIFSIGIISYFLTGSFFQNFILNDKIGDLFSGGLIPIFYGLIAFKVAAELSNIYFEFYEE, encoded by the coding sequence ATGAAAGATGAAACATCTGTATTAGTAAATATTATTGCTTTTTTAATTCTCTTTGTGATAGGAATTTATATATATATTGTAGCTATTGATACAGGAGCAGGAATAAAAATAACGGATAATATAACTCCTACCATGAGGGTGGCCGATAAATATCTAAACAAGAACGTGTTAGATGATAATAGCACATATCAATGGGGAGGTACAGCTGAAGATACAGCTGCTAATATTGTAACTTCGGTTGTTGTTGATTATAGATTATTTGATACAACTCTTGAGGTAATAGTTTTATTTATTACAATATTAGGTTTTGGCTTTGTTATTCCTAAAGACAAGAGAAAGATAATTAAACCTACCACTATACTTAACAGGTGGGCGCCAATTCTGATGCTGCTTATGCTTATGATAGGGGGATACACATTTATTAATGGACACTTATCTCCTGGAGGGGGTTTCCCGGCAGGTGCTATTATATCGACGGCTATTTTGACGGGTGTTTTGACTGGAAGGAGAACAATAAGTCAAAAATCCCTTAAAATAATAGAGGCAATAACAGGTATATCAATATTTTCCATCGGAATCATAAGCTATTTTCTAACTGGTAGCTTCTTTCAGAATTTTATATTAAATGACAAGATAGGAGATCTATTTTCAGGTGGCTTGATACCTATATTTTATGGTTTAATAGCCTTTAAAGTTGCTGCTGAGCTTTCAAATATCTATTTTGAATTTTATGAGGAGTGA
- a CDS encoding sodium:proton antiporter, translating to MTQVFILSSLSLMFIGLYGVLTRKNLLKIIIALNIIETGINLLLVSFGYIDHGITPILTSQESILNLNKMVDPVPQALVLTSIVIGLGTTAFALALAIRYKITHNSILINASEEEEGRGI from the coding sequence ATGACGCAAGTTTTTATACTGTCCTCCCTTTCTCTTATGTTTATAGGTCTATATGGAGTTTTGACGAGAAAAAATTTACTAAAAATAATTATAGCGCTAAATATTATAGAAACAGGTATCAACTTACTTTTGGTTTCCTTTGGATACATTGATCATGGAATAACACCTATTTTAACTTCACAGGAGAGTATACTTAACCTAAATAAAATGGTAGATCCAGTTCCACAGGCGCTTGTTCTTACATCAATAGTTATAGGCTTGGGAACAACTGCATTTGCTTTAGCATTGGCAATACGATACAAAATTACTCATAATTCTATTTTAATAAATGCATCTGAAGAGGAAGAGGGAAGAGGTATATGA
- a CDS encoding complex I subunit 5 family protein, which produces MNSIVFLVVIPIIAAFLSLFLGKVNKLIAYIVTIFNLSFSVVVLVSGKIPFNVAIGGWRAPYGINFVVTDITIFFLLLINVAAVLSLTTIKEHMEYQFYAFYFILLAATNGMVLTGDIFNFYLFTELTTFAIGGLVAYKRDRLATGASLKYLILSSTASIFSLAAIGLIYKTLGTLNFADIASKISNLNKASLSLILILFISSMLVELKIFPFNLWVVKAYDASIPAVNLFLHGMVSTAGVYGAIRILLMVFSKNGVMSDQSSNIANILILLAFITVMIGEIGALTEKNLIKVLAFSSMAQLGIFLFGISLGNYEALKGAFYIVISNYFAKLIMFIVAKNYSVVAGSRNYNAMKGLGRKYPGLAIAFTISALSLMGMPFFAGFWGKLSIVGNALLMDKIAITGVIIILISSVIEGVYYLRISHTFFSDGNIQDTKLSRINCVLPIILAAVILIIGIYPNSIENIIWTMINEIQNTPEKYIQVILPLK; this is translated from the coding sequence ATGAATAGCATAGTTTTTCTAGTTGTAATACCAATTATTGCGGCGTTTTTATCTTTATTTTTAGGCAAGGTGAATAAATTAATTGCATATATAGTTACAATTTTTAACTTATCTTTTTCTGTAGTTGTCCTTGTAAGTGGGAAAATACCCTTTAATGTTGCAATTGGAGGTTGGAGGGCTCCATATGGAATAAACTTTGTTGTTACTGATATCACAATTTTCTTTTTACTACTTATTAATGTAGCAGCAGTTCTTTCACTGACAACAATAAAGGAACATATGGAGTACCAATTCTATGCTTTCTATTTTATACTACTTGCTGCGACTAATGGTATGGTTTTGACAGGTGATATATTTAACTTTTATCTTTTTACAGAGCTTACTACCTTTGCAATTGGAGGACTTGTGGCGTACAAAAGAGATAGATTAGCTACAGGTGCATCACTAAAATATTTAATATTATCATCAACTGCATCTATTTTTAGCTTAGCAGCAATAGGCCTCATATACAAGACTTTGGGGACCCTTAATTTTGCAGACATAGCCAGCAAAATTTCTAATTTAAACAAGGCATCATTATCTTTAATTTTAATACTTTTTATTTCTAGTATGTTGGTTGAACTGAAGATTTTTCCTTTTAACCTTTGGGTTGTAAAGGCTTATGATGCTTCTATTCCAGCAGTAAATCTTTTTCTTCATGGGATGGTTAGCACTGCCGGTGTATATGGGGCAATAAGAATACTTCTTATGGTATTTTCAAAAAATGGTGTAATGTCAGATCAAAGTAGCAACATAGCAAATATTTTAATATTGTTAGCTTTTATAACAGTAATGATTGGCGAAATTGGAGCTTTGACAGAAAAAAATTTAATTAAAGTTTTGGCGTTTTCCTCTATGGCACAACTTGGTATATTCCTGTTTGGAATAAGTTTAGGCAATTATGAAGCACTAAAAGGAGCATTTTATATAGTTATATCAAACTATTTTGCGAAACTTATAATGTTTATTGTTGCAAAAAATTATTCTGTTGTTGCAGGAAGCAGAAATTACAACGCGATGAAAGGATTAGGGAGAAAATATCCTGGACTCGCGATAGCTTTTACAATATCAGCTTTAAGTCTTATGGGAATGCCTTTTTTCGCAGGATTTTGGGGTAAACTTTCCATAGTTGGAAATGCACTTTTAATGGACAAAATTGCCATTACAGGTGTAATAATAATACTGATTTCCTCTGTAATTGAAGGTGTTTATTATCTTAGAATATCTCATACATTTTTTAGTGATGGAAATATTCAAGACACTAAATTATCAAGGATTAATTGCGTGCTACCAATAATTTTAGCGGCGGTTATTTTGATTATAGGGATATATCCAAATTCAATTGAAAATATAATATGGACGATGATAAATGAAATACAGAATACACCAGAAAAATATATACAAGTAATTTTGCCTTTAAAGTGA
- a CDS encoding NADH-quinone oxidoreductase subunit M: MVEILLVPLITAVISAIFIKNKRLVWFLFLISNGYILYKLYSLYGKWDLTYILNTDYQIFGAKLSLGLSNNPLGWYFAFFSAVVTLVIAIFSIGFNTNSKGNVAPIWMLIIFANLGIFYAADWITFFMMWELMGWTSFFAITNGNTKALDGAKYYLALSLLGGSSMLIAILLLGAYTKTFIIITSAYRLIQLFNLAEGVFTTILLLFIMAFFIKSAIFPFYMWPSKVYAVGPEDYIAFMSSVMIKYGIYPMAIFIVPVIGNLQLPKIFNAGNWMQYFIGYLGALSAVVGTLLAMFQTDMKKLFAYSSVANMGYILLGFASMSIVGFEGSLFHVVNHIVLKAAIFLSLAAVVYRTGESEMHKLGGLVYKMPITFLTFLFGIIAAAGIPPLNGFGSKWMIIQALMEKKMVVLVISMVFASTGAFMYLFRALVSIFLGQLPERYKDVKEVPYTMSIPMIIMMGLMLLIGVVPGVVMKPLTIALDALGYKVDIATWTTLSSSFKNATIDLKIVFYMFAMGIVVAALMYLFGNKSETVPQHDNYTAGENPIEWGVDADKFNYSYSFYQPFKEMFDPLFERISIDRFFSSIGKNFEYISPTIQGLYKRGEGAVLLFSIGVLLLILGGWIL, from the coding sequence ATGGTAGAAATTTTACTGGTTCCTCTTATAACAGCAGTTATATCGGCTATTTTTATAAAAAACAAGCGGCTCGTATGGTTTCTTTTTCTGATTTCTAATGGCTATATATTATATAAACTTTACTCATTGTATGGAAAGTGGGATTTAACTTATATATTAAACACTGATTACCAAATATTTGGTGCAAAACTAAGTTTAGGACTTTCAAATAATCCTTTAGGATGGTATTTTGCCTTTTTCTCGGCTGTTGTTACCTTAGTAATTGCTATATTTTCTATAGGATTTAATACAAACTCTAAAGGAAATGTAGCTCCTATATGGATGCTAATTATATTTGCTAATCTTGGAATATTCTATGCAGCAGATTGGATAACATTTTTTATGATGTGGGAACTAATGGGATGGACATCTTTTTTCGCAATAACCAATGGAAATACTAAAGCATTAGATGGTGCAAAATATTACTTGGCTCTTTCTCTTCTTGGTGGGTCTTCCATGTTAATTGCAATATTACTGCTTGGTGCATATACTAAAACTTTTATTATTATTACTTCTGCTTATAGATTGATCCAGCTGTTTAATTTGGCAGAAGGTGTTTTTACAACAATATTACTTTTGTTTATTATGGCATTCTTCATAAAATCGGCAATATTTCCATTTTACATGTGGCCTTCAAAAGTATATGCTGTAGGTCCTGAAGATTACATTGCGTTTATGTCTTCAGTAATGATAAAATATGGCATTTATCCTATGGCAATATTCATAGTTCCTGTAATTGGGAATTTACAACTTCCTAAGATATTTAATGCAGGTAATTGGATGCAATATTTTATTGGTTATCTTGGAGCGCTTAGTGCTGTTGTAGGGACTTTACTTGCTATGTTTCAGACTGATATGAAAAAATTATTTGCGTATTCCTCTGTGGCAAACATGGGATATATACTTTTAGGTTTCGCATCTATGAGTATAGTAGGTTTTGAAGGTTCGCTTTTCCATGTTGTTAATCATATTGTTTTAAAAGCTGCGATATTTTTATCTCTTGCTGCTGTAGTGTATAGGACGGGTGAGAGTGAGATGCACAAATTAGGTGGACTTGTATATAAAATGCCTATTACTTTTTTGACATTTCTTTTTGGAATAATAGCAGCAGCAGGAATACCACCGCTTAATGGCTTTGGCTCAAAGTGGATGATAATACAAGCGCTTATGGAGAAGAAGATGGTTGTTCTTGTAATATCCATGGTATTTGCATCAACCGGAGCGTTTATGTATTTATTTAGGGCACTTGTTTCTATATTTTTAGGACAACTTCCCGAAAGATATAAGGATGTAAAAGAGGTACCATATACAATGTCAATACCCATGATTATAATGATGGGCTTGATGCTTCTAATTGGTGTGGTACCAGGGGTTGTGATGAAACCATTAACTATTGCACTGGATGCATTAGGGTATAAAGTTGATATCGCTACTTGGACTACTCTTAGTTCGTCTTTTAAAAATGCGACGATAGATTTAAAAATAGTATTTTACATGTTTGCTATGGGTATTGTAGTTGCAGCTTTGATGTATTTGTTTGGAAACAAATCCGAAACTGTACCACAGCATGATAATTACACAGCAGGAGAGAACCCAATAGAATGGGGAGTTGATGCAGACAAGTTTAACTATTCTTATTCATTTTACCAACCATTTAAGGAGATGTTTGACCCGCTTTTTGAAAGAATTTCAATAGATAGATTTTTTTCAAGTATAGGTAAAAATTTTGAATATATAAGCCCAACCATTCAAGGGTTGTATAAAAGAGGAGAAGGAGCAGTGTTGCTTTTTAGCATTGGTGTTCTCTTATTGATATTAGGAGGTTGGATTTTATGA
- a CDS encoding respiratory chain complex I subunit 1 family protein: MIAAIRVFGYSLFAIFIGLLFMGIGRKIIARIQLRLGPPFYQAFLDVGKLFARKSITHNFVMDLGMIMSLAGLLSTMLFVPVAGHMAIKSSSNLILIIYLMAIGHLGMAMAASASGNPNATIGVSRALTMMLGYEIPFFTVMLGLIIFNGTSSLELIAQSQAGGLLNWNMVKFPLGFLAAEIALQAIMGEKPFDAMVAPAEIASGPMVELGGKYLGLAFLTHAVSIFVETGIMVNLFMGGASNVFTFVLKQFEIYLITVLIEAVFPRFRIEQAVKFLWTVPMSIAVVQLAIILL; encoded by the coding sequence ATGATAGCAGCTATAAGAGTTTTTGGTTACAGTTTGTTTGCAATATTTATTGGACTTTTATTTATGGGAATAGGAAGGAAGATTATTGCAAGAATTCAGTTGAGATTAGGCCCACCATTTTATCAGGCATTTTTAGATGTAGGAAAACTCTTTGCCAGAAAGTCCATAACACACAATTTTGTGATGGACCTTGGTATGATAATGTCGCTTGCGGGACTACTGTCAACTATGCTATTTGTTCCAGTAGCTGGACATATGGCTATAAAGAGTAGTTCTAATCTAATTCTAATAATTTACCTTATGGCCATTGGACATCTTGGAATGGCGATGGCAGCTTCTGCTAGTGGAAATCCCAATGCAACAATTGGTGTATCTCGTGCACTTACAATGATGCTGGGATATGAAATTCCGTTTTTTACAGTAATGTTAGGATTAATAATTTTTAATGGGACTTCTTCTCTTGAGCTTATTGCGCAAAGTCAGGCAGGTGGATTATTGAATTGGAATATGGTTAAATTTCCGCTTGGATTTTTAGCAGCTGAAATTGCATTACAAGCGATAATGGGAGAAAAACCATTTGATGCAATGGTAGCACCTGCTGAGATAGCTTCAGGACCTATGGTGGAGCTTGGTGGTAAGTACCTGGGACTTGCATTTTTGACACATGCAGTTTCAATTTTTGTTGAAACGGGGATAATGGTAAATTTATTTATGGGCGGTGCTTCAAATGTATTTACTTTTGTATTAAAACAATTTGAAATATATTTAATTACTGTACTTATTGAGGCCGTATTCCCGAGATTTAGAATAGAGCAGGCAGTTAAATTTCTCTGGACTGTTCCCATGAGCATTGCAGTTGTCCAGCTTGCGATAATATTATTGTAA
- a CDS encoding NuoB/complex I 20 kDa subunit family protein, translated as MEDLKANDKRSYIDNLIDFFRKRSIWMLHYCTGCGAVELPPSMTSRWDIERFGIVPMATPRQADVLLVTGYVSLKTLKRIIKIYEQMPEPKWVLAFGSCTVNGGIYWDSYNTITNLAEYIPVDITVSGCMPRPEAVIDALQTLMEMIQSGEGGAYKKYKENYEYYKKNQDRVLRKTAPILGSSETESIYQEKEGNYET; from the coding sequence ATGGAAGATTTAAAGGCTAATGATAAAAGAAGCTATATTGATAATTTGATAGATTTTTTTAGAAAAAGATCTATATGGATGCTTCATTACTGTACAGGTTGCGGAGCAGTGGAACTGCCGCCTTCAATGACATCCAGGTGGGATATTGAAAGATTTGGCATAGTGCCAATGGCGACGCCAAGACAGGCAGATGTCCTTTTAGTAACAGGATATGTTTCGTTGAAGACATTAAAGAGGATTATAAAGATTTATGAACAAATGCCAGAACCCAAATGGGTTTTAGCATTTGGTTCGTGTACAGTAAATGGAGGAATTTACTGGGATTCTTATAACACCATAACAAATCTTGCGGAATATATTCCTGTTGATATTACTGTATCGGGCTGTATGCCTAGGCCAGAAGCAGTTATAGATGCATTGCAAACGCTAATGGAGATGATACAGTCTGGCGAGGGAGGAGCGTACAAAAAATACAAAGAAAACTATGAATACTATAAAAAGAACCAGGATAGAGTTTTAAGGAAAACAGCCCCAATATTAGGAAGCAGCGAAACAGAGTCAATTTATCAAGAAAAGGAGGGGAATTATGAAACTTGA
- a CDS encoding NADH-quinone oxidoreductase subunit C, whose protein sequence is MKLDKESIIELLNQKGVEVLDLYPNQISVNIKKDNLLNHLVFLRSIGFDHLSFINAVDFIDEGEFELVYHVWSYTHKIHVLNKVRISRNNPVIPTIVNLWEQAQFYEQEIHEFFGIIFEGNKDLSPLFLENWVDIPPLRKDFDTKEFSVRLFGAEIRR, encoded by the coding sequence ATGAAACTTGATAAGGAAAGCATAATAGAACTTTTAAATCAAAAAGGAGTAGAGGTTTTAGACCTTTATCCAAATCAAATAAGTGTAAATATTAAAAAAGATAACCTCTTAAACCATTTGGTATTTTTAAGGTCAATAGGTTTTGATCATCTATCATTTATAAATGCAGTTGATTTTATAGATGAAGGTGAATTTGAACTTGTTTATCATGTTTGGTCTTACACCCATAAAATTCATGTTTTAAACAAAGTAAGAATAAGCAGAAATAATCCTGTTATACCAACGATAGTAAATCTTTGGGAACAAGCGCAGTTTTATGAGCAAGAAATACACGAGTTTTTTGGGATAATTTTTGAGGGAAACAAAGATTTATCTCCTTTGTTCTTGGAAAATTGGGTAGATATACCGCCGCTTAGAAAAGATTTTGATACAAAAGAGTTTTCTGTAAGATTGTTTGGTGCCGAGATAAGGAGGTGA
- a CDS encoding NADH-quinone oxidoreductase subunit D, translated as MMDSPSYMLSKIAEKDNLTVYELFFGPNHPGMHGNFGYVLEMIGTEIVKVRPNAGHLHRGFEKLMEQKLWVQNIALVPRICVADPDPNEVAYCTAIEKILRVDIPDRAKFLRTITLEMSRLSSFLMGMGALAAAVGLYTAMNIMTADRDLILDLFEWLTGARVYHMFSIPGGVRNDLPDGFVERLYKVLDHLEKRLIEYDKLLFENPIIHKRLKGLGYVSKEDAVKYGLTGPNLRASGNPYDVRVDDPYAAYPYLDVRVITQEGGDALTRAIQIRLEFEETINLIRRALKTMPEGEIRLNLGNLSALKVPKGEAYAKVESSKGEFGYYVVSDGGMKPYRVAVRGPSLPAGLLLAQKHLPKMKIDDVAAWMASLAICPPDIDK; from the coding sequence ATGATGGATTCACCATCATATATGTTGAGCAAAATAGCTGAAAAAGACAATTTAACTGTATACGAGCTTTTTTTTGGTCCTAATCATCCAGGAATGCATGGTAATTTTGGCTATGTACTTGAAATGATAGGGACAGAAATAGTTAAAGTTAGACCCAATGCAGGACATTTGCATAGAGGATTTGAAAAATTAATGGAACAGAAGCTGTGGGTTCAAAATATAGCACTTGTTCCTAGAATATGTGTTGCTGATCCAGATCCCAATGAAGTAGCCTATTGTACAGCCATTGAAAAGATACTAAGGGTTGACATCCCAGATAGAGCAAAATTTTTAAGAACAATCACTCTTGAAATGAGCAGGCTGTCTTCTTTCTTAATGGGAATGGGTGCCCTTGCTGCAGCTGTAGGTCTATATACGGCTATGAACATTATGACCGCCGATAGGGACTTAATACTTGATTTATTCGAATGGTTAACAGGAGCAAGAGTATACCACATGTTTAGCATACCAGGAGGCGTTAGAAATGATTTGCCTGATGGTTTTGTAGAAAGACTATATAAAGTATTGGACCATTTAGAAAAAAGGCTAATTGAATATGATAAATTACTGTTTGAAAATCCTATAATCCACAAAAGATTAAAAGGATTAGGTTATGTCTCTAAAGAAGATGCAGTAAAATATGGGCTTACTGGCCCGAATCTTAGAGCATCAGGTAACCCCTATGATGTAAGAGTTGATGATCCATATGCAGCTTACCCCTACCTTGACGTTAGAGTAATAACACAAGAAGGTGGAGATGCATTAACTAGGGCTATTCAAATAAGATTGGAGTTTGAAGAAACGATTAATCTTATAAGGCGGGCACTTAAGACTATGCCAGAAGGAGAGATTAGACTAAATCTTGGAAATCTTTCGGCACTTAAAGTGCCAAAAGGAGAAGCATATGCAAAAGTTGAATCGTCAAAGGGAGAGTTTGGATATTATGTAGTGTCAGACGGCGGAATGAAGCCATACAGAGTTGCGGTTAGAGGTCCTTCTCTTCCTGCAGGATTACTGCTTGCGCAAAAACATCTTCCCAAAATGAAAATAGATGATGTAGCTGCGTGGATGGCATCACTTGCAATTTGTCCGCCTGATATAGATAAATAG
- a CDS encoding 4Fe-4S binding protein, whose protein sequence is MSLGDKSVYSPLTNLKNLFKKPMTVKYPKEILKVFPKDGVSPIYRGLHTNDLNKCIGCGMCQRICPFDAIEMKVIGENEQGRAIKKPVVDYGRCSFCGFCVDVCPTNSLKMSRHYIYKVKTVKSMSAKEEVEHIKQKFKLLPDESLGDDIGYNTGKTKKILG, encoded by the coding sequence ATGTCACTGGGAGATAAGAGTGTATATTCCCCGCTTACTAATCTTAAAAATTTATTTAAAAAACCTATGACAGTAAAATATCCCAAAGAAATTTTGAAAGTGTTTCCAAAAGATGGCGTATCGCCTATTTATAGAGGGCTTCATACCAATGATTTAAACAAATGTATTGGATGTGGAATGTGCCAGAGAATATGTCCTTTCGATGCTATAGAAATGAAAGTTATTGGCGAAAATGAGCAAGGCAGAGCTATTAAAAAACCAGTTGTTGATTATGGAAGGTGTAGTTTTTGTGGATTTTGCGTAGATGTTTGTCCAACTAACTCATTAAAGATGTCAAGACATTATATATACAAAGTAAAGACAGTAAAATCGATGAGTGCAAAGGAAGAGGTAGAGCATATAAAGCAAAAATTTAAGCTTCTGCCGGATGAATCTTTGGGAGATGATATAGGGTATAATACTGGGAAAACCAAGAAAATATTAGGATAA
- a CDS encoding DUF1646 domain-containing protein — MVTALVVILVLILLLPFVVKQVEHNLEYFLFTMGIISVIVSKQFSAELFFHIFKNPLIYYITLAVLIAGLIFTLLKEKLKIGVEKVADKISLRLFAFIIIVVLGLMSSIITAIIASLVLVEVVNYLPLTRKNKINLIVIACFSIGLGAVLTPVGEPLATIVVSKLHADFFYLARLIGIDIIIAILALGLIGTFFAKRESGIGEPTEDVEADENIKEVFIRAFKVFVFIFALELLGTGFKPIIDLYIVKMKSELLYWVNTISAIVDNATLAAAEISPSMTPEQIRAILMGMLISGGMLIPGNIPNIISAGKLKIKSTEWARTAVPLGAILLIVYYIVLFVI, encoded by the coding sequence ATGGTAACAGCATTAGTTGTAATTTTGGTGCTTATTCTGTTATTGCCATTTGTGGTAAAACAAGTAGAACACAATTTGGAATATTTTTTATTTACAATGGGAATTATATCTGTAATTGTGTCAAAACAATTTAGTGCAGAATTGTTTTTCCATATTTTCAAAAATCCACTCATTTACTATATTACTTTAGCAGTTTTGATTGCAGGGTTAATTTTTACATTGTTAAAAGAAAAATTGAAAATAGGTGTTGAAAAAGTTGCAGATAAAATATCTTTGAGGCTTTTTGCATTCATTATAATCGTGGTACTTGGGCTTATGTCAAGCATTATTACAGCAATAATTGCCTCTTTGGTTTTGGTTGAAGTCGTAAACTACTTGCCTCTTACTAGAAAAAACAAAATAAATTTAATTGTCATTGCTTGTTTCTCCATAGGCCTTGGTGCTGTTTTAACGCCTGTAGGGGAGCCACTGGCTACTATTGTTGTATCCAAGTTACATGCCGACTTCTTTTATCTTGCACGATTAATAGGTATTGATATAATAATTGCAATTTTAGCTCTTGGATTAATAGGAACATTTTTTGCAAAAAGAGAAAGTGGGATAGGTGAGCCTACAGAAGATGTTGAGGCAGATGAGAATATAAAAGAAGTATTCATTAGAGCTTTTAAAGTATTCGTCTTTATTTTTGCATTAGAGCTACTTGGAACAGGTTTTAAGCCTATAATTGATTTATATATTGTTAAAATGAAAAGTGAGCTTTTATACTGGGTAAATACAATTTCCGCAATTGTTGATAATGCTACGCTAGCAGCAGCAGAAATTTCTCCATCAATGACGCCGGAACAGATAAGAGCTATTTTAATGGGAATGCTTATTAGTGGAGGGATGTTAATTCCAGGTAATATTCCAAACATCATTTCAGCGGGAAAATTAAAAATAAAAAGTACAGAATGGGCACGAACTGCTGTTCCTCTAGGTGCAATACTTTTGATAGTGTATTATATTGTATTGTTTGTGATCTAA
- the tadA gene encoding tRNA adenosine(34) deaminase TadA, whose translation MINRFMEAAILEAKKSYQLGEVPVGAVIVKDGQIIGKGFNQKESSNDATTHAEILAIKEACKTLGSWRLDDCSMYVTLEPCPMCAGAILESRIKRVYIGAESERTGAAGTVVDILNNSYLGSKTEVYFGIMEEECKTLLKDFFENLRG comes from the coding sequence ATGATTAATAGATTCATGGAAGCTGCTATTTTAGAGGCGAAGAAAAGTTACCAACTTGGAGAAGTACCTGTTGGAGCTGTTATTGTAAAAGATGGACAAATAATTGGGAAAGGATTCAATCAAAAAGAATCATCAAATGATGCAACAACTCATGCGGAAATATTAGCGATAAAAGAAGCTTGTAAAACTCTTGGCAGTTGGAGACTTGATGACTGTAGCATGTATGTGACTTTAGAGCCTTGCCCTATGTGCGCTGGAGCTATTTTAGAATCCCGCATAAAGAGGGTATATATAGGAGCGGAAAGTGAAAGAACAGGTGCTGCAGGTACAGTAGTTGATATTTTAAATAACAGCTATTTAGGAAGTAAAACAGAAGTGTATTTTGGAATAATGGAAGAGGAATGCAAAACTCTTTTAAAAGATTTCTTTGAAAATTTAAGGGGATAA